The proteins below are encoded in one region of Alkalihalobacillus sp. TS-13:
- a CDS encoding 50S ribosomal protein L7ae-like protein, with protein sequence MSYEKVTQATNFIVGTKQTIKALQNGEVKELIVANDADQRVTNKVVHIAKEKSVPVTNVESMKKLGKACGIDVGAATVAIIG encoded by the coding sequence ATGTCTTATGAAAAAGTGACGCAGGCAACCAATTTTATTGTTGGCACGAAGCAAACAATAAAAGCCCTTCAGAATGGGGAAGTGAAAGAGTTAATCGTTGCAAATGATGCAGATCAGCGTGTAACGAATAAAGTCGTTCACATCGCAAAAGAAAAAAGCGTTCCTGTCACAAACGTCGAATCTATGAAAAAGCTTGGAAAAGCTTGCGGAATTGACGTTGGTGCCGCAACGGTTGCGATAATAGGATAA
- the rpsL gene encoding 30S ribosomal protein S12, with protein sequence MPTINQLVRKGRHSKGKKSDSPALNKGYNSFKKVNTDLSSPQKRGVCTRVGTMTPKKPNSALRKYARVRLTNQIEVTAYIPGIGHNLQEHSVVLIRGGRVKDLPGVRYHIVRGALDTAGVNDRRQGRSKYGTKKPKDEKK encoded by the coding sequence ATGCCTACTATTAACCAATTGGTACGTAAGGGTCGTCATTCAAAAGGTAAGAAATCCGACTCTCCAGCACTTAACAAAGGCTACAATAGCTTCAAGAAAGTAAACACTGATCTTTCTTCTCCGCAAAAGCGCGGTGTTTGTACACGTGTTGGTACAATGACACCTAAGAAGCCGAACTCTGCACTTCGTAAGTATGCGCGTGTTCGTTTGACTAACCAGATTGAAGTTACAGCTTACATTCCTGGAATTGGTCACAACCTACAAGAACACAGTGTTGTACTTATCCGTGGAGGTCGTGTAAAAGACTTACCAGGGGTACGTTACCACATCGTTCGTGGTGCACTAGATACTGCTGGAGTCAATGACCGTAGACAAGGTCGTTCTAAGTATGGAACGAAGAAGCCTAAAGATGAAAAGAAATAA
- the fusA gene encoding elongation factor G: protein MAREFSLKDTRNIGIMAHIDAGKTTTTERILFYTGRIHKIGETHEGASQMDWMEQEQERGITITSAATTAQWKDHRINIIDTPGHVDFTVEVERSLRVLDGAVAVLDAQSGVEPQTETVWRQATTYHVPRIVFINKMDKIGADFIYSLGTLRERLGANAHAIQLPIGAEDDFQGIIDLVEMKAYFYEDDLGTRTQAGEIPDEYKELAEEYHGKLVEAVAELDEDLMMKYLEGEELTVEELKDGIRKGTVNVEFYPVLCGSAFKNKGVQLVLDATLDYLPSPLDVPPIKGFIPEGDEEKEVTREADDNGPFSALAFKVMTDPYVGKLTFFRVYSGTLDSGSYIKNSTKNKRERVGRILQMHANSREEISTVYAGDIAAAVGLKDTSTGDTLCAENDMVILESMDFPEPVISLSVEPKSKADQDKMAIALAKLAEEDPTFKTETNQETGQTIISGMGELHLDIIVDRMRREFKVDANVGAPQVAYRETIRKGAKVEGKFVRQSGGRGQYGHVWIEFEPNEEGAGFEFENKIVGGVVPREYIPAVQNGIEEAMQNGMIAGYPVIDLKAKIYDGSYHDVDSNEMAFKIAGSMALKNAKQYCSPVLLEPMMKVEVVVPEEYMGDIMGDVTSRRGRVEGMEARGNAQVIRAMVPLSEMFGYATTLRSRTQGRGTYTMHFEKYEEVPKSISEEIIKKVSGQ from the coding sequence ATGGCAAGAGAGTTCTCCTTGAAAGATACACGTAATATCGGGATCATGGCTCACATTGATGCTGGTAAGACGACTACGACAGAACGTATCTTATTCTATACAGGACGTATCCACAAAATTGGTGAAACTCATGAGGGAGCTTCACAAATGGACTGGATGGAGCAGGAACAAGAGCGCGGAATCACAATCACTTCCGCTGCTACAACTGCTCAATGGAAAGACCACCGTATCAACATCATCGATACACCAGGACACGTAGACTTCACTGTTGAAGTTGAACGTTCATTACGGGTATTAGATGGAGCAGTAGCGGTTCTTGATGCTCAATCCGGAGTTGAACCGCAAACAGAAACAGTATGGCGTCAAGCGACAACATACCATGTACCACGTATCGTGTTCATCAACAAGATGGACAAAATCGGAGCAGATTTCATCTACTCCCTTGGAACGCTACGTGAACGTCTAGGTGCTAACGCACATGCGATCCAGCTTCCAATCGGAGCAGAGGATGACTTCCAAGGAATCATCGATCTTGTAGAAATGAAGGCTTATTTCTATGAAGATGATCTAGGCACTCGTACACAAGCAGGTGAAATTCCAGACGAGTACAAAGAACTCGCTGAAGAATATCACGGAAAGCTTGTTGAAGCAGTAGCTGAATTAGACGAAGACCTAATGATGAAGTATTTGGAAGGTGAAGAGCTTACAGTTGAAGAACTGAAAGATGGTATCCGTAAAGGTACTGTCAATGTTGAATTCTACCCAGTTCTTTGTGGTTCTGCATTCAAGAATAAAGGTGTTCAACTAGTATTGGATGCTACACTGGATTACTTACCATCTCCATTAGATGTACCTCCAATCAAAGGTTTCATCCCAGAAGGTGATGAAGAGAAGGAAGTTACACGTGAAGCAGACGATAATGGTCCATTCTCTGCCTTAGCATTTAAGGTTATGACGGACCCTTACGTTGGTAAATTGACATTCTTCCGTGTGTACTCTGGTACACTTGACTCTGGATCATACATCAAAAACTCTACGAAGAATAAGCGTGAACGTGTAGGACGTATCCTGCAAATGCACGCAAACTCTCGTGAGGAGATCTCAACTGTATATGCAGGGGATATCGCTGCTGCAGTTGGATTGAAGGATACATCTACTGGTGACACTCTTTGTGCCGAGAATGATATGGTCATCCTTGAATCAATGGACTTCCCAGAGCCGGTTATCTCATTATCCGTTGAGCCTAAGTCTAAGGCTGACCAAGACAAGATGGCAATCGCTCTTGCGAAATTGGCTGAAGAGGATCCAACATTCAAAACTGAAACGAACCAAGAAACTGGACAGACGATCATTTCTGGAATGGGTGAACTTCACCTTGACATCATCGTTGACCGTATGCGTCGTGAGTTTAAAGTTGATGCGAATGTTGGGGCACCTCAAGTTGCTTACCGTGAAACAATCCGCAAAGGCGCGAAAGTTGAAGGTAAGTTCGTACGTCAATCAGGTGGGCGTGGTCAATACGGTCACGTTTGGATTGAATTCGAACCAAACGAAGAGGGTGCAGGATTCGAATTTGAGAACAAGATCGTCGGTGGGGTTGTACCTCGTGAATACATTCCAGCGGTACAAAACGGAATCGAAGAAGCTATGCAAAACGGTATGATTGCAGGATACCCTGTAATTGACCTTAAAGCTAAAATCTACGACGGTTCATACCACGATGTTGACTCAAACGAAATGGCGTTTAAGATTGCTGGTTCCATGGCATTAAAGAACGCTAAACAATATTGTTCTCCAGTTCTTCTTGAGCCAATGATGAAAGTTGAAGTTGTTGTGCCTGAAGAATACATGGGAGATATCATGGGAGATGTAACATCTCGCCGTGGTAGAGTTGAAGGTATGGAAGCTCGCGGTAACGCTCAAGTTATCCGTGCAATGGTACCTCTATCTGAAATGTTCGGTTATGCGACTACACTACGTTCTAGAACGCAAGGTCGCGGAACTTACACTATGCACTTTGAAAAGTACGAAGAAGTACCAAAGTCCATTTCAGAAGAAATCATCAAAAAAGTAAGCGGTCAATAA
- the rpsG gene encoding 30S ribosomal protein S7, producing MPRKGPVERRDVLPDPIYKSKLVTRLINKIMVDGKRGVAQTILYNAFNIVQEKTNQDPMEVLDQALKNIMPVLEVRARRVGGANYQVPVEVRPERRSTLGLRWLVNYSRLRGEKTMEERLAYEIMDAANNTGASVKKREDMHKMAEANKAFAHYRW from the coding sequence ATGCCTCGTAAAGGACCTGTAGAACGTCGTGATGTATTACCAGATCCAATTTATAAATCTAAACTTGTGACACGCCTAATCAACAAAATCATGGTTGATGGAAAAAGAGGTGTAGCGCAAACGATCTTATATAATGCGTTCAACATCGTACAAGAGAAAACAAACCAGGATCCAATGGAAGTACTTGACCAAGCACTTAAGAACATCATGCCAGTTCTTGAAGTAAGAGCTCGTCGTGTTGGTGGTGCAAACTATCAAGTACCGGTCGAAGTACGCCCTGAGCGTCGTTCGACACTTGGACTTCGTTGGTTAGTGAACTACTCTCGTCTTCGTGGAGAAAAAACGATGGAAGAGAGATTAGCATACGAAATCATGGATGCAGCTAACAACACTGGTGCTTCTGTCAAGAAGCGTGAAGACATGCACAAGATGGCTGAAGCGAACAAAGCATTCGCTCACTATCGTTGGTAA
- the rpoB gene encoding DNA-directed RNA polymerase subunit beta: MTGQLIQFGRHRQRRSYARINEVLELPNLIEIQTSSYQWFLDEGLREMFHDISPIEDFTGNLVLEFIDYSLGEPKYSVEESKERDVTYAAPLRVKVRLINKETGEVREQEVFMGDFPLMTDTGTFIINGAERVIVSQLVRSPSVYYNQKLDKNGKRGFTATVIPNRGAWLELETDAKDVVHVRIDRTRKIPVTVLLRALGFGSDQEIIDLLGEDEYLRNSLEKDNTEGTEKALLEIYERLRPGEPPTVDNAKSLLESRFFDPKRYDLANVGRYKINKKLHIKNRLFNQRLAETIADPETGEVIAEEGTVLDRRLLERILPALEKDEAFKEVTPAGGVIEDEPVRLQSIKIYSPVEGEQDQVINVIGNGQIDRSIKNITPADIIASINYFFNLLHGVGLTDDIDHLGNRRLRSVGELLQNQFRIGLSRMERVVRERMSIQDTNSITPQALINIRPVIASIKEFFGSSQLSQFMDQTNPLAELTHKRRLSALGPGGLTRERAGFEVRDVHYSHYGRMCPIETPEGPNIGLINSLSSYAKVNEYGFIETPYRRVDPETGKVTAQIDYLTADEQDNYVVAQANAKLAEDGSFVDEEVIARYRDQNTIAKRDKIDYMDVSPKQVVSAATACIPFLENDDSNRALMGANMQRQAVPLMVPESPIVGTGMEHVSAKDSGAAVICKHEGIVEKVSAARVYIRRIEIVDGKEIKGDLDRYNLMKFVRSNQGTCYNQRPIVSQGDRVTKGEILADGPSMELGELALGRNVLVGFMTWDGYNYEDAVIMSERLVKDDVYTSIHIEEYESEARDTKLGPEEITRDIPNVGEDALKNLDERGIIRVGAEVKDGDILVGKVTPKGVTELTAEERLLHAIFGEKAREVRDTSLRVPHGGDGIVHDVKVFNREDGDELPPGVNQLVRAYIVQKRKIHEGDKMAGRHGNKGVISRILPEEDMPYLPDGTPIDIMLNPLGVPSRMNIGQVLELHLGMAARELKLHMATPVFDGAREEDVWETLDEAGLSRDGKTVLYDGRTGEPFDNRISVGVMYMIKLAHMVDDKLHARSTGPYSLVTQQPLGGKAQFGGQRFGEMEVWALEAYGAAYTLQEILTVKSDDVVGRVKTYEAIVKGENVPEPGVPESFKVLIKELQSLGMDVKMLTSDEQEIEMRELDDEEENSNDKLNLNVETQSVGE; this comes from the coding sequence TTGACAGGTCAACTCATTCAGTTTGGACGCCACCGCCAACGGAGAAGCTATGCAAGAATTAATGAAGTTTTGGAACTTCCAAACCTCATTGAAATCCAAACTTCCTCCTATCAATGGTTTCTTGATGAGGGTTTGAGAGAGATGTTCCACGACATTTCTCCAATTGAGGATTTCACAGGTAACTTAGTGCTTGAGTTCATCGATTATAGTTTAGGAGAGCCTAAGTATTCTGTAGAGGAGTCCAAGGAGCGAGACGTTACCTATGCCGCTCCGCTTCGTGTTAAGGTACGCCTGATTAACAAAGAGACAGGTGAAGTGAGGGAACAAGAAGTGTTCATGGGAGATTTCCCTTTGATGACGGACACTGGTACTTTCATCATCAACGGAGCAGAACGCGTAATTGTCTCACAACTCGTTCGTTCACCGAGCGTGTATTACAATCAAAAATTGGACAAAAACGGCAAAAGAGGTTTCACAGCTACGGTAATTCCAAACCGAGGCGCATGGTTAGAGCTTGAAACAGATGCTAAAGACGTCGTCCATGTTCGTATCGACCGTACTCGCAAAATACCAGTGACGGTCTTGTTGCGTGCATTAGGGTTTGGTTCTGATCAAGAAATCATCGATTTGCTAGGGGAAGATGAGTACCTTCGTAATTCACTAGAAAAAGATAATACAGAAGGTACAGAAAAAGCGCTTCTTGAAATTTATGAGCGTTTACGTCCAGGAGAGCCCCCTACAGTAGATAATGCTAAAAGTCTATTAGAGTCCCGTTTCTTTGATCCGAAGCGTTATGATCTTGCGAACGTTGGACGCTATAAGATTAACAAAAAGCTTCATATTAAAAACCGTCTATTCAATCAGCGCCTAGCTGAAACGATTGCGGATCCTGAAACTGGCGAAGTGATTGCAGAAGAAGGAACGGTTCTTGATCGCCGTCTTCTTGAGCGTATTCTGCCGGCTTTAGAAAAAGATGAAGCATTTAAAGAAGTTACACCTGCGGGTGGAGTGATTGAAGATGAACCAGTTCGACTTCAATCTATTAAAATATACTCTCCGGTTGAAGGTGAGCAAGATCAGGTGATCAATGTGATTGGAAACGGTCAGATCGATCGTTCCATCAAAAACATTACACCGGCTGACATCATTGCTTCCATCAATTATTTCTTTAACCTGCTACATGGTGTAGGTTTAACAGATGATATCGATCACCTTGGTAATCGTCGACTCCGTTCTGTAGGAGAACTTTTACAAAATCAATTCCGTATCGGTCTATCCCGTATGGAACGTGTTGTCCGTGAACGTATGTCCATTCAAGACACGAACTCGATTACACCGCAAGCACTGATCAATATAAGACCGGTAATTGCATCAATCAAAGAGTTCTTCGGAAGCTCACAGCTCTCACAGTTCATGGATCAGACGAATCCATTGGCAGAGCTTACCCATAAACGTCGTTTATCTGCACTTGGACCTGGTGGTTTGACGCGTGAACGTGCTGGATTCGAAGTCCGTGACGTCCACTACTCCCACTATGGCCGTATGTGTCCGATTGAAACGCCTGAAGGTCCGAACATCGGATTGATCAACTCTCTGTCAAGCTATGCGAAGGTCAACGAATACGGATTTATCGAAACGCCTTATCGACGTGTCGATCCTGAAACAGGGAAAGTGACGGCTCAGATCGATTACTTGACGGCTGATGAACAAGACAATTATGTGGTCGCACAGGCGAACGCAAAGCTAGCAGAAGACGGATCATTTGTCGATGAAGAGGTCATTGCGCGTTATCGTGACCAGAACACAATTGCAAAACGCGACAAAATCGATTACATGGACGTATCACCTAAACAGGTCGTTTCAGCAGCGACCGCTTGTATCCCGTTCTTAGAAAACGATGACTCTAACCGTGCATTGATGGGTGCGAACATGCAGCGGCAGGCTGTACCATTGATGGTTCCTGAGTCACCAATCGTTGGAACAGGAATGGAGCACGTTTCTGCAAAAGACTCTGGCGCTGCTGTCATTTGTAAACACGAAGGTATTGTCGAGAAGGTTTCTGCAGCTCGTGTTTACATTCGTCGAATTGAAATAGTCGACGGTAAAGAAATAAAAGGTGATTTGGACCGTTATAACTTGATGAAATTCGTCCGATCAAACCAAGGAACTTGTTATAACCAACGTCCGATCGTCAGTCAAGGAGACCGGGTGACCAAAGGGGAAATCCTCGCAGATGGTCCTTCGATGGAACTTGGTGAACTTGCTCTTGGGCGAAACGTACTCGTTGGTTTCATGACATGGGACGGATATAACTATGAGGATGCCGTCATCATGAGTGAACGTCTGGTGAAAGATGACGTCTATACTTCGATCCATATTGAAGAGTATGAGTCAGAAGCACGAGATACGAAGCTTGGACCAGAAGAAATCACACGTGATATTCCAAATGTCGGTGAAGATGCGCTTAAAAACTTAGACGAACGCGGAATCATCCGTGTTGGTGCTGAAGTAAAAGACGGGGACATCCTGGTCGGTAAAGTAACGCCTAAGGGTGTAACTGAGCTGACAGCAGAAGAACGTCTCTTACATGCGATTTTCGGTGAAAAAGCGCGTGAAGTCCGTGATACATCACTTCGGGTACCTCACGGCGGCGACGGAATCGTCCATGATGTAAAAGTCTTCAACCGTGAAGATGGCGATGAGCTTCCTCCAGGAGTCAATCAGCTCGTACGTGCTTACATCGTACAGAAGCGGAAGATTCATGAAGGAGATAAGATGGCAGGACGTCACGGTAACAAAGGTGTTATTTCCAGGATTTTACCTGAAGAAGATATGCCGTACTTGCCTGACGGTACACCGATCGATATCATGCTGAACCCTCTAGGGGTACCATCACGTATGAACATCGGTCAGGTATTGGAGCTTCACTTGGGTATGGCAGCTAGAGAACTGAAACTTCATATGGCGACACCAGTATTCGATGGTGCGCGTGAAGAAGACGTTTGGGAAACACTCGATGAAGCAGGTCTATCAAGAGACGGTAAGACAGTTCTATACGACGGTCGAACAGGAGAACCGTTTGATAACCGTATTTCTGTCGGGGTCATGTATATGATCAAGCTGGCTCACATGGTAGATGATAAGCTACATGCTCGTTCAACAGGACCTTACTCACTCGTAACCCAGCAGCCTCTAGGTGGTAAAGCCCAGTTCGGCGGACAGCGTTTCGGTGAGATGGAGGTTTGGGCGCTTGAAGCATACGGTGCAGCCTACACGCTCCAAGAGATCCTCACAGTCAAGTCCGATGATGTTGTCGGCCGTGTGAAGACGTATGAAGCGATCGTCAAAGGCGAAAACGTTCCTGAACCAGGTGTTCCGGAGTCCTTTAAAGTATTGATCAAAGAACTTCAGAGCCTTGGAATGGATGTCAAGATGCTTACGAGCGACGAACAGGAAATCGAAATGCGTGAACTGGATGATGAAGAGGAAAACTCTAACGATAAATTGAACTTGAACGTAGAAACCCAATCCGTCGGTGAATAA
- the rpoC gene encoding DNA-directed RNA polymerase subunit beta', whose amino-acid sequence MIDVNNFEYMKIGLASPDKIRSWSRGEVKKPETINYRTLKPEKDGLFCERIFGPQKDWECHCGKYKRVRYKGVVCDRCGVEVTRAKVRRERMGHIELAAPVSHIWYFKGIPSRMGLVLDMSPRALEEVIYFASWVVTEPGETPLERKQLLSEKEYRSYREKYGQGFTAQMGAESIKKLLEDIDLDKEVAVLKEELKTAQGQRRTRAIKRLEVLEAFRHSGNLTSWMILEVLPVIPPELRPMVQLDGGRFATSDLNDLYRRVINRNNRLKRLLDLGAPNIIVQNEKRMLQEAVDALIDNGRRGRPVTGPGNRPLKSLSHMLKGKQGRFRQNLLGKRVDYSGRSVIVVGPNLKMYQCGLPKEMALELFKPFVMKELVNKGLAHNIKSAKRKVERVQPEVWDVLEEVIKEHPVLLNRAPTLHRLGIQAFEPTLVEGRAIRLHPLVCTAYNADFDGDQMAVHVPLSAEAQAEARILMLAAQNILNPKDGKPVVTPSQDMVLGNYYLTLERKGAIGEGMIVNDTNEALTAYQNGYVHLHTRVAIPAKALGKGSFTEEQNSKLLITTIGKLIFNEILPPSFPYINEPTEYNLEVATPEKYFIDPTVDLNEELDKRELIPPFKKGILGKIIAEVFKRFKITETSRMLDRMKDLGFKYATKAGITVGVSDIVVLSEKKEILEEAEEKVTKVLQQFRRGLITEEERYDRVISIWSNAKDAIQEKLMVSLDPYNPIFMMSDSGARGNASNFTQLAGMRGLMANPAGQIIELPIKSSFREGLTVLEYFISTHGARKGLADTALKTADSGYLTRRLVDVAQDVIVREKDCGTDRGLTVKAIKEGNEVIEPLDERLIGRVAFKTIQHPENDSVIVGRNELITEDIAKEIIDLGIEEVVIRSAFTCNTRHGVCNLCYGRNLATGTEVEVGEAVGIIAAQSIGEPGTQLTMRTFHTGGVAGDDITQGLPRIQELFEARNPKGQAVISELDGTVTAINEVRDKREITVQGEVESRSYTIPYGARIKVKVDDTIVAGQELTEGSIDPKELMKVSGVDAVQNYLLREVQKVYRMQGVEIGDKHVEVMVRQMMRKVRVIEAGDTNVLPGSLIDINQFTDVNTQVLLEGGQPATGRPILLGITKASLETESFLSAASFQETTRVLTDAAIKGKRDELLGLKENVIIGKLVPAGTGMSRYRSIVPVGEQTELEATEESVGTEELVTQD is encoded by the coding sequence TTGATCGATGTAAATAACTTTGAGTATATGAAAATTGGTCTTGCTTCACCTGATAAGATCCGTTCTTGGTCTCGTGGTGAAGTCAAGAAACCGGAAACGATTAACTACCGTACGTTGAAGCCTGAAAAAGATGGGCTTTTCTGTGAAAGAATTTTCGGTCCGCAAAAGGACTGGGAGTGTCACTGTGGTAAATACAAGCGCGTCCGCTATAAGGGCGTCGTTTGTGACCGCTGTGGTGTAGAAGTCACACGTGCAAAAGTTCGACGTGAACGCATGGGACATATCGAACTTGCTGCACCAGTTTCTCATATCTGGTACTTCAAAGGCATTCCGAGCAGAATGGGCCTTGTGCTGGATATGTCTCCTAGAGCACTTGAGGAAGTGATTTATTTCGCTTCATGGGTAGTGACGGAGCCAGGTGAAACACCACTTGAGAGGAAACAACTTTTATCCGAAAAAGAATATCGTTCTTACCGTGAAAAGTATGGTCAAGGATTTACAGCACAAATGGGTGCGGAATCCATCAAGAAACTTCTAGAAGATATCGATCTTGATAAAGAAGTAGCGGTATTGAAAGAAGAACTGAAGACTGCACAAGGACAAAGACGTACTCGAGCAATCAAAAGACTTGAAGTATTAGAAGCGTTCCGTCATTCAGGAAACCTCACTTCATGGATGATTCTCGAAGTGCTGCCGGTCATCCCACCGGAACTTCGTCCTATGGTCCAATTGGATGGCGGTCGATTTGCGACATCCGACCTTAACGACTTATACCGTCGGGTGATCAACCGTAACAACCGTCTGAAGCGTCTATTGGATCTTGGTGCACCGAATATCATCGTCCAAAACGAGAAACGTATGCTCCAAGAAGCTGTGGATGCATTGATCGATAATGGACGACGCGGCAGACCGGTCACAGGACCAGGAAACCGTCCGTTGAAATCCCTCTCCCATATGTTGAAGGGTAAACAAGGTCGTTTCCGTCAAAACCTGCTTGGTAAACGTGTCGACTATTCTGGTCGTTCCGTTATCGTTGTAGGTCCTAACTTGAAAATGTATCAGTGTGGTCTTCCAAAAGAGATGGCACTTGAACTATTCAAACCGTTTGTCATGAAAGAGTTGGTCAACAAAGGCCTTGCTCATAACATCAAGAGTGCGAAGCGTAAAGTTGAACGCGTCCAACCTGAAGTATGGGATGTACTTGAAGAAGTCATCAAAGAACACCCCGTTCTTTTGAACCGTGCACCTACACTTCACCGTTTGGGAATCCAGGCATTCGAACCGACATTAGTTGAAGGCCGTGCGATTCGTCTTCACCCGCTAGTATGTACAGCATACAATGCGGACTTTGATGGAGACCAAATGGCGGTTCACGTTCCATTGTCAGCAGAAGCTCAAGCTGAAGCACGTATCTTGATGCTTGCAGCACAAAACATTTTGAACCCGAAAGATGGAAAGCCGGTTGTAACACCGTCTCAGGATATGGTATTAGGGAACTACTACCTTACCCTTGAACGGAAAGGCGCTATCGGTGAGGGTATGATCGTCAATGATACGAATGAAGCACTCACTGCATACCAGAATGGTTATGTGCATCTTCATACACGTGTCGCAATTCCGGCGAAAGCACTCGGTAAAGGTTCATTTACTGAGGAGCAGAATAGTAAATTGTTAATCACGACGATTGGTAAGTTGATTTTCAACGAAATCTTGCCGCCGTCATTCCCATATATCAACGAACCGACTGAGTACAATCTGGAAGTAGCAACCCCCGAGAAGTACTTTATCGATCCAACCGTTGATTTGAATGAGGAACTCGATAAGCGTGAATTGATTCCGCCTTTCAAGAAAGGTATATTAGGAAAGATCATTGCAGAGGTCTTCAAACGATTCAAAATCACAGAAACCTCTAGAATGCTTGACCGAATGAAAGATCTTGGATTCAAATACGCGACTAAAGCAGGTATTACCGTTGGTGTATCTGACATCGTGGTCCTCTCTGAGAAGAAGGAGATCCTTGAAGAAGCTGAAGAGAAAGTCACAAAAGTATTACAGCAATTCCGTCGAGGACTCATCACAGAAGAAGAACGTTATGATCGTGTCATCTCCATCTGGAGTAATGCGAAGGATGCAATCCAAGAAAAACTGATGGTTTCATTGGATCCTTATAACCCGATCTTCATGATGAGTGATTCAGGTGCCCGTGGTAACGCATCAAACTTCACCCAGCTTGCTGGAATGCGTGGATTGATGGCTAACCCGGCTGGTCAAATCATCGAACTTCCGATCAAGTCAAGTTTCCGTGAAGGTCTTACGGTCCTTGAATACTTCATTTCAACGCATGGTGCTCGTAAAGGTCTAGCTGATACAGCACTTAAGACCGCCGACTCTGGTTATCTGACTCGTCGTCTTGTTGACGTTGCACAAGATGTCATTGTCCGTGAAAAAGATTGCGGAACAGATCGAGGTCTGACTGTCAAAGCGATTAAGGAAGGAAATGAAGTCATCGAACCGCTCGATGAACGATTGATTGGTCGTGTAGCGTTCAAGACGATCCAACATCCTGAAAATGATTCTGTCATTGTCGGACGTAACGAATTGATTACAGAAGACATTGCGAAAGAAATTATTGACCTTGGAATTGAAGAAGTCGTCATTCGTTCTGCATTTACATGTAACACCCGTCACGGTGTATGTAACTTGTGTTATGGACGCAACCTGGCTACAGGTACTGAAGTTGAAGTTGGGGAAGCTGTCGGAATCATCGCTGCTCAATCAATCGGTGAGCCAGGAACCCAGCTTACAATGCGTACATTCCATACAGGTGGAGTTGCAGGAGACGATATCACACAGGGTCTGCCTCGTATCCAAGAATTGTTTGAAGCGCGTAACCCGAAAGGTCAAGCAGTCATTTCTGAGCTTGATGGCACGGTTACTGCGATCAACGAAGTTCGCGATAAACGTGAAATCACAGTACAAGGTGAAGTTGAGAGCCGTTCGTACACCATCCCTTACGGTGCACGTATCAAAGTAAAAGTAGATGATACGATTGTTGCCGGCCAAGAACTGACAGAAGGTTCGATCGATCCGAAAGAACTGATGAAGGTTTCCGGTGTCGATGCAGTCCAAAATTATCTGCTTCGCGAAGTGCAGAAGGTTTACCGTATGCAAGGGGTGGAAATCGGTGATAAGCACGTTGAGGTAATGGTTCGTCAAATGATGCGGAAAGTACGTGTTATTGAAGCTGGAGATACAAACGTCTTACCGGGATCGCTTATCGACATCAACCAATTTACAGATGTCAATACGCAAGTCCTGTTAGAAGGCGGTCAACCAGCTACAGGACGACCGATCTTACTTGGAATCACGAAAGCATCCCTTGAAACTGAGTCATTCTTATCAGCTGCTTCCTTCCAGGAAACGACACGTGTCCTGACTGATGCAGCAATCAAAGGTAAGCGTGATGAGTTGCTTGGACTGAAAGAGAATGTCATCATCGGTAAGCTTGTACCAGCAGGAACAGGAATGTCGCGTTATCGCAGCATCGTTCCAGTTGGAGAACAAACCGAGTTGGAAGCGACTGAAGAATCTGTTGGCACAGAAGAATTAGTCACACAAGATTAA